A stretch of the Dioscorea cayenensis subsp. rotundata cultivar TDr96_F1 chromosome 4, TDr96_F1_v2_PseudoChromosome.rev07_lg8_w22 25.fasta, whole genome shotgun sequence genome encodes the following:
- the LOC120258418 gene encoding serine/threonine-protein kinase BLUS1-like isoform X2, which translates to MGRKGSYSALPSDYRLLEEVGYGASATVFRAIYLPSNEIVAVKCLDLDRCNSNLDDIRREAQTMSLIDHPNIIRAYCSFVVEHCLWVIMPFMAEGSCLHLMKISYPDGFEEPVIASILKETLKALEYLHKHGHIHRDVKAGNILLDGSGVVKLGDFGVSTCMFDKGDRQRSRNTFVGTPCWMAPEVLQPGSGYDFKADIWSFGITALELAHGHAPFSKYPPMKVLLMTLQNAPPGLDYDRDKKFSKSFKEMVAMCLVKDQTKRPTAEKLLKHAFFKNAKPPELSVKKLLVGLPPLWDRVKALQLKDAAQLALKKMPSAEEEALSQSEYQRGVSAWNFDVEDLKAQASLIQDDDDLPGLKEDDGSSIFLVNNKNSSGSGSGLGKSTFANENEYRRHISVAEESDMKCSSTKNEISEVDIVDCGNKEMFAGNENRLKNDSLPSTTKQNFEPSCWKNEVGRRHQTYSGPLLPSSVRGNSLSERSRIPERFESDSALASDKQKRDVRKGPNLSGPLMLPTRASANSLSAPIRSSGGFGDSSDEKSKGNVVQIKGRFSVTSEHVDLVKDIPLCTVLRKSSQGTSLRKSASVGEWLMPGKLVPNSQYAKETNNGWLPASVLMPHLQNLFQQTSFQQDIIMNLLNSMQPNEAFDECFAALQFGMPPQECNADIDSNVETVGTERERLLLAQIAELEARMAVLTDELTTEKQKHMQLEQQLNVFSREEEIREEEAA; encoded by the exons ATGGGGAGAAAGGGGAGCTACTCGGCGTTGCCGTCAGACTATAGATTGCTCGAGGAGGTCGGTTATGGCGCAAGCGCTACTGTCTTTCGCGCGATCTACTTGCCTTCGAACGAGATCGTCGCTGTCAAGTGCCTGGATCTCGATCGATGCAACAGTAATCTG GATGACATCCGAAGGGAGGCTCAGACCATGAGTTTAATAGACCACCCCAATATAATACGGGCATACTGCTCGTTTGTTGTTGAGCACTGCCTCTGGGTCATCATGCCTTTCATGGCGGAGGGTTCAtgtttgcatttgatgaagatatCTTATCCGGATGGATTTGAAGAGCCTGTCATTGCATCTATCCTAAAAGAGACTCTTAAAGCTTTGGAGTACCTTCATAAACATGGGCATATACACCGTGACGTCAAG GCTGGCAATATCCTTCTCGATGGTTCTGGGGTGGTAAAGCTTGGTGACTTTGGTGTTTCAACTTGCATGTTTGATAAAGGTGACAGGCAGCGTTCAAGAAATACATTTGTAGGGACTCCTTGCTG GATGGCTCCAGAGGTCTTGCAGCCTGGAAGTGGATATGATTTCAA AGCTGATATTTGGTCATTTGGAATAACTGCTTTGGAGTTGGCACATGGCCATGCCCCTTTTTCTAAATATCCCCCGATGAAG GTTTTACTGATGACTCTTCAAAATGCTCCTCCTGGACTTGATTATGATCGTGACAAAAAGTTTTCAAAG TCTTTTAAAGAAATGGTTGCTATGTGCTTGGTGAAAGATCAAACAAAGAGGCCAACTGCAGAAAAATTATTGAAACAcgcatttttcaaaaatgcaaAGCCTCCAGAGTTGTCGGTAAAAAAGCTTCTGGTCGGGCTGCCACCACTTTGGGACCGTGTAAAGGCTCTTCAG CTGAAAGATGCTGCCCAGTTAGCTCTCAAGAAAATGCCTTcagcagaagaagaagcatTATCACAG AGTGAGTACCAAAGGGGCGTTAGTGCATGGAACTTTGATGTTGAAGATTTGAAAGCCCAAGCATCACTG attcaagatgatgatgaccttCCTGGACTTAAAGAAGATGATGGAAGCTCAATTTTTTTGGTTAACAATAAG AATTCATCTGGTTCTGGATCTGGTCTTGGGAAATCAACATTTGctaatgaaaatgaatataG GAGACATATCTCTGTTGCTGAAGAGTCAGATATGAAGTGCTCAAGTacgaaaaatgaaatttcagaAGTAGATATAGTGGATTGTGGAAATAAAGAAATGTTTGCTGGGAATGAAAATAGGTTAAAAAATGATTCATTGCCATCAACAACAAAACAGAACTTTGAACCAAGCTGCTGGAAGAATGAAGTTGGCAGGAGGCACCAAACATACAGTGGTCCTCTTTTACCTTCTAGTGTGCGTGGTAACTCATTGTCAGAAAGGAGCCGCATCCCTGAGAG GTTTGAAAGTGATAGTGCACTTGCATCAGATAAACAAAAACGGGATGTCCGGAAAGGTCCGAACCTTAGTGGTCCATTGATGCTTCCAACCCGTGCTTCTGCGAACAGCTTATCTGCCCCCATTCGCTCATCTGGAG GATTTGGAGACTCTTCAGATGAAAAATCAAAAGGCAATGTTGTGCAAATAAAAGGCCGCTTCTCAGTTACATCTGAACATGTCGATCTCGTTAAG GACATTCCTTTATGTACAGTTTTACGAAAGTCATCCCAG GGAACATCACTTAGAAAATCAGCCAGTGTGGGTGAATGGCTTATGCCTGGTAAACTAGTG CCCAACAGTCAGTATGCAAAGGAAACTAACAACGGTTGGCTTCCTGCATCTGTTCTCATGCCTCACCTTCAGAATCTTTTTCAGCAGACTTCATTTCAACAA GATATCATCATGAACTTGTTAAATAGCATGCAACCGAATGAGGCTTTTGATG AATGTTTTGCAGCTCTCCaatttggaatgcctcctcAAGAATGCAATGCGGATATTGATTCAAAT gTGGAAACAGTAGGCACTGAAAGAGAGCGTCTGTTGCTTGCGCAGATCGCAGAACTCGAAGCCAG GATGGCCGTTCTGACTGATGAACTGACTACTGAAAAACAAAAGCATATGCAG tTAGAACAACAATTAAATGTTTTtagtagagaagaagaaataagagaagaagaagcagccTGA
- the LOC120258418 gene encoding serine/threonine-protein kinase BLUS1-like isoform X5, with protein MGRKGSYSALPSDYRLLEEVGYGASATVFRAIYLPSNEIVAVKCLDLDRCNSNLDDIRREAQTMSLIDHPNIIRAYCSFVVEHCLWVIMPFMAEGSCLHLMKISYPDGFEEPVIASILKETLKALEYLHKHGHIHRDVKAGNILLDGSGVVKLGDFGVSTCMFDKGDRQRSRNTFVGTPCWMAPEVLQPGSGYDFKADIWSFGITALELAHGHAPFSKYPPMKVLLMTLQNAPPGLDYDRDKKFSKSFKEMVAMCLVKDQTKRPTAEKLLKHAFFKNAKPPELSVKKLLVGLPPLWDRVKALQLKDAAQLALKKMPSAEEEALSQSEYQRGVSAWNFDVEDLKAQASLIQDDDDLPGLKEDDGSSIFLVNNKNSSGSGSGLGKSTFANENEYRRHISVAEESDMKCSSTKNEISEVDIVDCGNKEMFAGNENRLKNDSLPSTTKQNFEPSCWKNEVGRRHQTYSGPLLPSSVRGNSLSERSRIPERFESDSALASDKQKRDVRKGPNLSGPLMLPTRASANSLSAPIRSSGGFGDSSDEKSKGNVVQIKGRFSVTSEHVDLVKGTSLRKSASVGEWLMPGKLVPNSQYAKETNNGWLPASVLMPHLQNLFQQTSFQQDIIMNLLNSMQPNEAFDECFAALQFGMPPQECNADIDSNVETVGTERERLLLAQIAELEARMAVLTDELTTEKQKHMQLEQQLNVFSREEEIREEEAA; from the exons ATGGGGAGAAAGGGGAGCTACTCGGCGTTGCCGTCAGACTATAGATTGCTCGAGGAGGTCGGTTATGGCGCAAGCGCTACTGTCTTTCGCGCGATCTACTTGCCTTCGAACGAGATCGTCGCTGTCAAGTGCCTGGATCTCGATCGATGCAACAGTAATCTG GATGACATCCGAAGGGAGGCTCAGACCATGAGTTTAATAGACCACCCCAATATAATACGGGCATACTGCTCGTTTGTTGTTGAGCACTGCCTCTGGGTCATCATGCCTTTCATGGCGGAGGGTTCAtgtttgcatttgatgaagatatCTTATCCGGATGGATTTGAAGAGCCTGTCATTGCATCTATCCTAAAAGAGACTCTTAAAGCTTTGGAGTACCTTCATAAACATGGGCATATACACCGTGACGTCAAG GCTGGCAATATCCTTCTCGATGGTTCTGGGGTGGTAAAGCTTGGTGACTTTGGTGTTTCAACTTGCATGTTTGATAAAGGTGACAGGCAGCGTTCAAGAAATACATTTGTAGGGACTCCTTGCTG GATGGCTCCAGAGGTCTTGCAGCCTGGAAGTGGATATGATTTCAA AGCTGATATTTGGTCATTTGGAATAACTGCTTTGGAGTTGGCACATGGCCATGCCCCTTTTTCTAAATATCCCCCGATGAAG GTTTTACTGATGACTCTTCAAAATGCTCCTCCTGGACTTGATTATGATCGTGACAAAAAGTTTTCAAAG TCTTTTAAAGAAATGGTTGCTATGTGCTTGGTGAAAGATCAAACAAAGAGGCCAACTGCAGAAAAATTATTGAAACAcgcatttttcaaaaatgcaaAGCCTCCAGAGTTGTCGGTAAAAAAGCTTCTGGTCGGGCTGCCACCACTTTGGGACCGTGTAAAGGCTCTTCAG CTGAAAGATGCTGCCCAGTTAGCTCTCAAGAAAATGCCTTcagcagaagaagaagcatTATCACAG AGTGAGTACCAAAGGGGCGTTAGTGCATGGAACTTTGATGTTGAAGATTTGAAAGCCCAAGCATCACTG attcaagatgatgatgaccttCCTGGACTTAAAGAAGATGATGGAAGCTCAATTTTTTTGGTTAACAATAAG AATTCATCTGGTTCTGGATCTGGTCTTGGGAAATCAACATTTGctaatgaaaatgaatataG GAGACATATCTCTGTTGCTGAAGAGTCAGATATGAAGTGCTCAAGTacgaaaaatgaaatttcagaAGTAGATATAGTGGATTGTGGAAATAAAGAAATGTTTGCTGGGAATGAAAATAGGTTAAAAAATGATTCATTGCCATCAACAACAAAACAGAACTTTGAACCAAGCTGCTGGAAGAATGAAGTTGGCAGGAGGCACCAAACATACAGTGGTCCTCTTTTACCTTCTAGTGTGCGTGGTAACTCATTGTCAGAAAGGAGCCGCATCCCTGAGAG GTTTGAAAGTGATAGTGCACTTGCATCAGATAAACAAAAACGGGATGTCCGGAAAGGTCCGAACCTTAGTGGTCCATTGATGCTTCCAACCCGTGCTTCTGCGAACAGCTTATCTGCCCCCATTCGCTCATCTGGAG GATTTGGAGACTCTTCAGATGAAAAATCAAAAGGCAATGTTGTGCAAATAAAAGGCCGCTTCTCAGTTACATCTGAACATGTCGATCTCGTTAAG GGAACATCACTTAGAAAATCAGCCAGTGTGGGTGAATGGCTTATGCCTGGTAAACTAGTG CCCAACAGTCAGTATGCAAAGGAAACTAACAACGGTTGGCTTCCTGCATCTGTTCTCATGCCTCACCTTCAGAATCTTTTTCAGCAGACTTCATTTCAACAA GATATCATCATGAACTTGTTAAATAGCATGCAACCGAATGAGGCTTTTGATG AATGTTTTGCAGCTCTCCaatttggaatgcctcctcAAGAATGCAATGCGGATATTGATTCAAAT gTGGAAACAGTAGGCACTGAAAGAGAGCGTCTGTTGCTTGCGCAGATCGCAGAACTCGAAGCCAG GATGGCCGTTCTGACTGATGAACTGACTACTGAAAAACAAAAGCATATGCAG tTAGAACAACAATTAAATGTTTTtagtagagaagaagaaataagagaagaagaagcagccTGA
- the LOC120258418 gene encoding serine/threonine-protein kinase 3-like isoform X1, which translates to MGRKGSYSALPSDYRLLEEVGYGASATVFRAIYLPSNEIVAVKCLDLDRCNSNLDDIRREAQTMSLIDHPNIIRAYCSFVVEHCLWVIMPFMAEGSCLHLMKISYPDGFEEPVIASILKETLKALEYLHKHGHIHRDVKAGNILLDGSGVVKLGDFGVSTCMFDKGDRQRSRNTFVGTPCWMAPEVLQPGSGYDFKADIWSFGITALELAHGHAPFSKYPPMKVLLMTLQNAPPGLDYDRDKKFSKSFKEMVAMCLVKDQTKRPTAEKLLKHAFFKNAKPPELSVKKLLVGLPPLWDRVKALQLKDAAQLALKKMPSAEEEALSQSEYQRGVSAWNFDVEDLKAQASLIQDDDDLPGLKEDDGSSIFLVNNKNSSGSGSGLGKSTFANENEYRRHISVAEESDMKCSSTKNEISEVDIVDCGNKEMFAGNENRLKNDSLPSTTKQNFEPSCWKNEVGRRHQTYSGPLLPSSVRGNSLSERSRIPERFESDSALASDKQKRDVRKGPNLSGPLMLPTRASANSLSAPIRSSGGFGDSSDEKSKGNVVQIKGRFSVTSEHVDLVKDIPLCTVLRKSSQTSQGTSLRKSASVGEWLMPGKLVPNSQYAKETNNGWLPASVLMPHLQNLFQQTSFQQDIIMNLLNSMQPNEAFDECFAALQFGMPPQECNADIDSNVETVGTERERLLLAQIAELEARMAVLTDELTTEKQKHMQLEQQLNVFSREEEIREEEAA; encoded by the exons ATGGGGAGAAAGGGGAGCTACTCGGCGTTGCCGTCAGACTATAGATTGCTCGAGGAGGTCGGTTATGGCGCAAGCGCTACTGTCTTTCGCGCGATCTACTTGCCTTCGAACGAGATCGTCGCTGTCAAGTGCCTGGATCTCGATCGATGCAACAGTAATCTG GATGACATCCGAAGGGAGGCTCAGACCATGAGTTTAATAGACCACCCCAATATAATACGGGCATACTGCTCGTTTGTTGTTGAGCACTGCCTCTGGGTCATCATGCCTTTCATGGCGGAGGGTTCAtgtttgcatttgatgaagatatCTTATCCGGATGGATTTGAAGAGCCTGTCATTGCATCTATCCTAAAAGAGACTCTTAAAGCTTTGGAGTACCTTCATAAACATGGGCATATACACCGTGACGTCAAG GCTGGCAATATCCTTCTCGATGGTTCTGGGGTGGTAAAGCTTGGTGACTTTGGTGTTTCAACTTGCATGTTTGATAAAGGTGACAGGCAGCGTTCAAGAAATACATTTGTAGGGACTCCTTGCTG GATGGCTCCAGAGGTCTTGCAGCCTGGAAGTGGATATGATTTCAA AGCTGATATTTGGTCATTTGGAATAACTGCTTTGGAGTTGGCACATGGCCATGCCCCTTTTTCTAAATATCCCCCGATGAAG GTTTTACTGATGACTCTTCAAAATGCTCCTCCTGGACTTGATTATGATCGTGACAAAAAGTTTTCAAAG TCTTTTAAAGAAATGGTTGCTATGTGCTTGGTGAAAGATCAAACAAAGAGGCCAACTGCAGAAAAATTATTGAAACAcgcatttttcaaaaatgcaaAGCCTCCAGAGTTGTCGGTAAAAAAGCTTCTGGTCGGGCTGCCACCACTTTGGGACCGTGTAAAGGCTCTTCAG CTGAAAGATGCTGCCCAGTTAGCTCTCAAGAAAATGCCTTcagcagaagaagaagcatTATCACAG AGTGAGTACCAAAGGGGCGTTAGTGCATGGAACTTTGATGTTGAAGATTTGAAAGCCCAAGCATCACTG attcaagatgatgatgaccttCCTGGACTTAAAGAAGATGATGGAAGCTCAATTTTTTTGGTTAACAATAAG AATTCATCTGGTTCTGGATCTGGTCTTGGGAAATCAACATTTGctaatgaaaatgaatataG GAGACATATCTCTGTTGCTGAAGAGTCAGATATGAAGTGCTCAAGTacgaaaaatgaaatttcagaAGTAGATATAGTGGATTGTGGAAATAAAGAAATGTTTGCTGGGAATGAAAATAGGTTAAAAAATGATTCATTGCCATCAACAACAAAACAGAACTTTGAACCAAGCTGCTGGAAGAATGAAGTTGGCAGGAGGCACCAAACATACAGTGGTCCTCTTTTACCTTCTAGTGTGCGTGGTAACTCATTGTCAGAAAGGAGCCGCATCCCTGAGAG GTTTGAAAGTGATAGTGCACTTGCATCAGATAAACAAAAACGGGATGTCCGGAAAGGTCCGAACCTTAGTGGTCCATTGATGCTTCCAACCCGTGCTTCTGCGAACAGCTTATCTGCCCCCATTCGCTCATCTGGAG GATTTGGAGACTCTTCAGATGAAAAATCAAAAGGCAATGTTGTGCAAATAAAAGGCCGCTTCTCAGTTACATCTGAACATGTCGATCTCGTTAAG GACATTCCTTTATGTACAGTTTTACGAAAGTCATCCCAG ACTTCACAGGGAACATCACTTAGAAAATCAGCCAGTGTGGGTGAATGGCTTATGCCTGGTAAACTAGTG CCCAACAGTCAGTATGCAAAGGAAACTAACAACGGTTGGCTTCCTGCATCTGTTCTCATGCCTCACCTTCAGAATCTTTTTCAGCAGACTTCATTTCAACAA GATATCATCATGAACTTGTTAAATAGCATGCAACCGAATGAGGCTTTTGATG AATGTTTTGCAGCTCTCCaatttggaatgcctcctcAAGAATGCAATGCGGATATTGATTCAAAT gTGGAAACAGTAGGCACTGAAAGAGAGCGTCTGTTGCTTGCGCAGATCGCAGAACTCGAAGCCAG GATGGCCGTTCTGACTGATGAACTGACTACTGAAAAACAAAAGCATATGCAG tTAGAACAACAATTAAATGTTTTtagtagagaagaagaaataagagaagaagaagcagccTGA
- the LOC120258418 gene encoding serine/threonine-protein kinase BLUS1-like isoform X4 codes for MGRKGSYSALPSDYRLLEEVGYGASATVFRAIYLPSNEIVAVKCLDLDRCNSNLDDIRREAQTMSLIDHPNIIRAYCSFVVEHCLWVIMPFMAEGSCLHLMKISYPDGFEEPVIASILKETLKALEYLHKHGHIHRDVKAGNILLDGSGVVKLGDFGVSTCMFDKGDRQRSRNTFVGTPCWMAPEVLQPGSGYDFKADIWSFGITALELAHGHAPFSKYPPMKVLLMTLQNAPPGLDYDRDKKFSKSFKEMVAMCLVKDQTKRPTAEKLLKHAFFKNAKPPELSVKKLLVGLPPLWDRVKALQLKDAAQLALKKMPSAEEEALSQSEYQRGVSAWNFDVEDLKAQASLIQDDDDLPGLKEDDGSSIFLVNNKNSSGSGSGLGKSTFANENEYRRHISVAEESDMKCSSTKNEISEVDIVDCGNKEMFAGNENRLKNDSLPSTTKQNFEPSCWKNEVGRRHQTYSGPLLPSSVRGNSLSERSRIPERFESDSALASDKQKRDVRKGPNLSGPLMLPTRASANSLSAPIRSSGGFGDSSDEKSKGNVVQIKGRFSVTSEHVDLVKTSQGTSLRKSASVGEWLMPGKLVPNSQYAKETNNGWLPASVLMPHLQNLFQQTSFQQDIIMNLLNSMQPNEAFDECFAALQFGMPPQECNADIDSNVETVGTERERLLLAQIAELEARMAVLTDELTTEKQKHMQLEQQLNVFSREEEIREEEAA; via the exons ATGGGGAGAAAGGGGAGCTACTCGGCGTTGCCGTCAGACTATAGATTGCTCGAGGAGGTCGGTTATGGCGCAAGCGCTACTGTCTTTCGCGCGATCTACTTGCCTTCGAACGAGATCGTCGCTGTCAAGTGCCTGGATCTCGATCGATGCAACAGTAATCTG GATGACATCCGAAGGGAGGCTCAGACCATGAGTTTAATAGACCACCCCAATATAATACGGGCATACTGCTCGTTTGTTGTTGAGCACTGCCTCTGGGTCATCATGCCTTTCATGGCGGAGGGTTCAtgtttgcatttgatgaagatatCTTATCCGGATGGATTTGAAGAGCCTGTCATTGCATCTATCCTAAAAGAGACTCTTAAAGCTTTGGAGTACCTTCATAAACATGGGCATATACACCGTGACGTCAAG GCTGGCAATATCCTTCTCGATGGTTCTGGGGTGGTAAAGCTTGGTGACTTTGGTGTTTCAACTTGCATGTTTGATAAAGGTGACAGGCAGCGTTCAAGAAATACATTTGTAGGGACTCCTTGCTG GATGGCTCCAGAGGTCTTGCAGCCTGGAAGTGGATATGATTTCAA AGCTGATATTTGGTCATTTGGAATAACTGCTTTGGAGTTGGCACATGGCCATGCCCCTTTTTCTAAATATCCCCCGATGAAG GTTTTACTGATGACTCTTCAAAATGCTCCTCCTGGACTTGATTATGATCGTGACAAAAAGTTTTCAAAG TCTTTTAAAGAAATGGTTGCTATGTGCTTGGTGAAAGATCAAACAAAGAGGCCAACTGCAGAAAAATTATTGAAACAcgcatttttcaaaaatgcaaAGCCTCCAGAGTTGTCGGTAAAAAAGCTTCTGGTCGGGCTGCCACCACTTTGGGACCGTGTAAAGGCTCTTCAG CTGAAAGATGCTGCCCAGTTAGCTCTCAAGAAAATGCCTTcagcagaagaagaagcatTATCACAG AGTGAGTACCAAAGGGGCGTTAGTGCATGGAACTTTGATGTTGAAGATTTGAAAGCCCAAGCATCACTG attcaagatgatgatgaccttCCTGGACTTAAAGAAGATGATGGAAGCTCAATTTTTTTGGTTAACAATAAG AATTCATCTGGTTCTGGATCTGGTCTTGGGAAATCAACATTTGctaatgaaaatgaatataG GAGACATATCTCTGTTGCTGAAGAGTCAGATATGAAGTGCTCAAGTacgaaaaatgaaatttcagaAGTAGATATAGTGGATTGTGGAAATAAAGAAATGTTTGCTGGGAATGAAAATAGGTTAAAAAATGATTCATTGCCATCAACAACAAAACAGAACTTTGAACCAAGCTGCTGGAAGAATGAAGTTGGCAGGAGGCACCAAACATACAGTGGTCCTCTTTTACCTTCTAGTGTGCGTGGTAACTCATTGTCAGAAAGGAGCCGCATCCCTGAGAG GTTTGAAAGTGATAGTGCACTTGCATCAGATAAACAAAAACGGGATGTCCGGAAAGGTCCGAACCTTAGTGGTCCATTGATGCTTCCAACCCGTGCTTCTGCGAACAGCTTATCTGCCCCCATTCGCTCATCTGGAG GATTTGGAGACTCTTCAGATGAAAAATCAAAAGGCAATGTTGTGCAAATAAAAGGCCGCTTCTCAGTTACATCTGAACATGTCGATCTCGTTAAG ACTTCACAGGGAACATCACTTAGAAAATCAGCCAGTGTGGGTGAATGGCTTATGCCTGGTAAACTAGTG CCCAACAGTCAGTATGCAAAGGAAACTAACAACGGTTGGCTTCCTGCATCTGTTCTCATGCCTCACCTTCAGAATCTTTTTCAGCAGACTTCATTTCAACAA GATATCATCATGAACTTGTTAAATAGCATGCAACCGAATGAGGCTTTTGATG AATGTTTTGCAGCTCTCCaatttggaatgcctcctcAAGAATGCAATGCGGATATTGATTCAAAT gTGGAAACAGTAGGCACTGAAAGAGAGCGTCTGTTGCTTGCGCAGATCGCAGAACTCGAAGCCAG GATGGCCGTTCTGACTGATGAACTGACTACTGAAAAACAAAAGCATATGCAG tTAGAACAACAATTAAATGTTTTtagtagagaagaagaaataagagaagaagaagcagccTGA